A section of the Acropora muricata isolate sample 2 chromosome 4, ASM3666990v1, whole genome shotgun sequence genome encodes:
- the LOC136913095 gene encoding protein TTE1956-like, which translates to MKASIAIALFLEALFVSQSESVVVGAFVMPHGGIALDPRYFNTTNATAKAQAWLVHDSAVQVGKRIEDLKPDAIVVSSPHGIAAPEDFIFYFSPKGFGFSDTDNCACPPCCYNLSVAMDTNGVEVLVSTLKDEKEKVSYLSAFGPPGKEDMPFPLRWGEVVPLYFAKNALGHSKVIVLSQPSRRYTKSVQMIPELTQLGRKMFKILHSQPEKIVIIISADLAHTHLKSGPYGFSTAAEPFDKACGTWVTTQKSASLLTEAAFYVDKALSCGFTGLVMLDGLLKASPTAWDSHLLANFHPSYYGMMLASFIPKT; encoded by the exons ATGAAAGCCTCAATTGCGATAGCGCTTTTTCTTGAAGCGTTGTTTGTGTCCCAATCGGAATCAGTTGTGGTGGGAGCTTTTGTAATGCCTCACG GAGGAATAGCTTTGGACCCTCGTTACTTCAATACGACAAACGCCACCGCTAAGGCACAAGCGTGGTTGGTGCACGACTCTGCAGTGCAAGTTGGCAAACGTATCGAGGATCTCAAGCCAGATGCCATTGTTGTCAGCTCTCCGCATGGAATCGCTGCTCCTGAAGATTTCATATTCTACTTCAGCCCGAAAGGCTTTGGATTTTCTGATACGGATAACTGCGCATGTCCACCGTGTTGTTACAACTTGTCCGTTGCTATGGATACGAATGGCGTTGAAGTGCTTGTCAGCACTCTTAaagatgaaaaggaaaaagtgtCTTACTTGAGTGCTTTCGGTCCACCCGGAAAGGAGGATATGCCCTTTCCTCTTCGCTGGGGTGAAGTGGTGCCCCTTTACTTCGCAAAAAACGCCTTGGGACATAGCAAAGTCATCGTCCTATCGCAACCAAGTCGAAGATACACGAAGAGCGTGCAGATGATCCCAGAATTAACCCAGCTTGGCCGAAAAATGTTCAAGATTCTGCACTCACAGCCAGAGAAGATTGTAATAATCATAAGCGCTGATCTTGCGCACACTCACTTGAAGTCCGGGCCGTATGGCTTCTCGACTGCAGCCGAGCCGTTTGACAAAGCATGTGGTACTTGGGTAACAACTCAGAAATCAGCTTCACTTTTGACCGAAGCAGCATTTTATGTAGACAAAGCTTTGTCGTGTGGATTTACAGGTTTAGTGATGTTGGATGGTTTGTTAAAAGCCAGCCCCACTGCCTGGGATTCCCATCTCCTCGCTAACTTTCACCCTAGCTATTATGGCATGATGTTGGCATCCTTCATCCCAAAAACATAG
- the LOC136913094 gene encoding uncharacterized protein isoform X1: MYRSVPYVSRTGEVLTGSREYRDCTRQPDASTPSVNSLYSSSATSPSITTTVSSRVPSSISGRYTSSVLPAGAIETTSAESSIPSVAATRGSRPSYLSSHTASYVPKSTRSSPATERSSSYNYTGSTDPETVSALRVTRSSASNLSGRPFELPRPRETSRTTSGSSHSTNYSKPVPSSGGDCSEPVISTSRDARSSTAVSPRVGEPRERRGFHDDKVDKCGNADWNRALKTSDQSSVSKAETLIPREIALHETENRRNHHTDKYEHSSLIVRRGQSFDATLTFNRAFNSKKDDLVLQFAVGEPNEIGSIVVCRNICGINKL, encoded by the exons ATGTATCGCAGTGTTCCGTATGTGAGCAGGACTGGGGAAGTTCTCACCGGCTCGCGGGAATATCGAGATTGTACCAGACAACCCGATGCTTCCACGCCCTCGGTTAATTCTTTGTACAGTTCGAGTGCCACTTCGCCATCAATCACGACCACTGTAAGTTCACGCGTGCCTTCATCGATCTCGGGACGTTATACCTCTTCTGTCCTCCCGGCAGGTGCGATCGAAACCACTTCAGCTGAATCCAGTATCCCAAG CGTTGCAGCTACTCGAGGATCAAGACCGTCTTATCTTTCTTCGCACACTGCGAGTTATGTCCCCAAATCGACAAGATCAAGTCCCGCTACAGAAAGAAGCAGCTCCTACAATTACACTGGGAGTACTGACCCAGAGACTGTATCAGCTCTCCGCGTGACGAG GTCGTCGGCTTCGAATCTGTCTGGAAGACCATTTGAGCTTCCCAGGCCGAGGGAGACTTCAAGGACCACTTCCGGCTCCTCTCACTCTACGAACTATTCCAAACCAGTTCCGAGTTCTGGTGGGGACTGTTCTGAGCCTGTTATCTCTACCTCTCGGGATGCAAGGTCGAGTACAGCTGTTAGCCCAAG GGTGGGGGAACCGAGAGAAAGAAGAGGATTTCATGACGACAAAGTGGACAAGTGTGGCAATGCCGACTGGAACAGAGCTCTTAAGACATCTGATCAATCTTCTGTGTCAAAAG CTGAAACCCTTATACCAAGGGAAATTGCTCTTCACGAAACGGAGAATCGTCGTAATCATCACACGGACAAATACGAGCACTCGAGCTTGATCGTCAGGAGAGGCCAGAGTTTTGATGCAACTTTGACCTTCAACAGAGCTTTCAACAGCAAGAAAGACGATCTCGTTTTGCAGTTTGCTGTCGGTGAGCCAAATGAGATAGGTAGCATTGTCGTATGTCGGAATATCTGCGGAATAAATAAACTATGA
- the LOC136913097 gene encoding transmembrane protein 79-like — translation MSCHAWSCVTLACGNMATDSEKKKLIQDQSTVKRSIAIALLLFLFYVTIAVYLPLRQLQLPTLLDRVVFTLRWSMVSLLVVVAGIMILAQIRYHTTAINPLDTSGQKITKTFQRCLQNTLEQFLVHVLSLLVLSTYLPEEQMQCIPYLVVWFVIGRAVFFVGYFIDPMKRGVGFAMNWLVNLAVVGYCFYCMCVYGVHAPDAKN, via the coding sequence ATGTCATGTCATGCTTGGTCATGCGTGACACTCGCTTGTGGAAATATGGCGACCGATTCAGAGAAGAAGAAGCTTATCCAGGATCAAAGTACTGTGAAACGCAGCATTGCAATCGCtctgttactttttcttttttatgtcaCGATAGCAGTTTATCTTCCTCTTCGCCAACTACAACTTCCCACGCTTCTTGACCGAGTTGTGTTTACTTTGCGATGGTCGATGGTTTCTTTGCTCGTGGTCGTTGCTGGCATTATGATTCTTGCACAAATACGATATCACACCACTGCTATCAACCCACTTGATACAAGCGGACAGAAAATCACTAAGACGTTTCAAAGATGCCTTCAAAACACATTGGAGCAATTTCTGGTTCACGTACTTAGCCTGTTGGTGTTGTCCACCTACCTTCCTGAGGAACAGATGCAATGTATCCCTTATCTTGTCGTATGGTTTGTCATTGGGCGAGCAGTGTTTTTTGTTGGCTATTTCATTGATCCTATGAAGAGAGGAGTCGGTTTCGCTATGAATTGGCTCGTAAACCTTGCAGTTGTTGGTTATTGCTTCTACTGTATGTGTGTGTACGGAGTACACGCTCCGGACGCGAAAAACTGA
- the LOC136913094 gene encoding uncharacterized protein isoform X2, whose amino-acid sequence MSMYRSIANCRGCGPKLYTSTFYHRPSVAATRGSRPSYLSSHTASYVPKSTRSSPATERSSSYNYTGSTDPETVSALRVTRSSASNLSGRPFELPRPRETSRTTSGSSHSTNYSKPVPSSGGDCSEPVISTSRDARSSTAVSPRVGEPRERRGFHDDKVDKCGNADWNRALKTSDQSSVSKAETLIPREIALHETENRRNHHTDKYEHSSLIVRRGQSFDATLTFNRAFNSKKDDLVLQFAVGEPNEIGSIVVCRNICGINKL is encoded by the exons ATGTCTATGTATAGGAGTATTGCAAATTGCCGTGGCTGTGGACCCAAATTATACACTTCGACATTCTACCATCGTCCGAG CGTTGCAGCTACTCGAGGATCAAGACCGTCTTATCTTTCTTCGCACACTGCGAGTTATGTCCCCAAATCGACAAGATCAAGTCCCGCTACAGAAAGAAGCAGCTCCTACAATTACACTGGGAGTACTGACCCAGAGACTGTATCAGCTCTCCGCGTGACGAG GTCGTCGGCTTCGAATCTGTCTGGAAGACCATTTGAGCTTCCCAGGCCGAGGGAGACTTCAAGGACCACTTCCGGCTCCTCTCACTCTACGAACTATTCCAAACCAGTTCCGAGTTCTGGTGGGGACTGTTCTGAGCCTGTTATCTCTACCTCTCGGGATGCAAGGTCGAGTACAGCTGTTAGCCCAAG GGTGGGGGAACCGAGAGAAAGAAGAGGATTTCATGACGACAAAGTGGACAAGTGTGGCAATGCCGACTGGAACAGAGCTCTTAAGACATCTGATCAATCTTCTGTGTCAAAAG CTGAAACCCTTATACCAAGGGAAATTGCTCTTCACGAAACGGAGAATCGTCGTAATCATCACACGGACAAATACGAGCACTCGAGCTTGATCGTCAGGAGAGGCCAGAGTTTTGATGCAACTTTGACCTTCAACAGAGCTTTCAACAGCAAGAAAGACGATCTCGTTTTGCAGTTTGCTGTCGGTGAGCCAAATGAGATAGGTAGCATTGTCGTATGTCGGAATATCTGCGGAATAAATAAACTATGA